CCCGGCGCCAAGGCCGACGGCGCCACAGCGCGCGTCGTCTTCAAGGCCCCGGGCGGTGAGAAGATCACCGACCCCGGGAACAAGGCCGACATCCACCGCGTCGTCACCGACCTGAAGTCCGGCTCGGAGCAGGTGGCGAGCGTCGCCGACCCGTTCATGGCCAAGGCCATCAGCAAGGACGGCTCGACCGCCTACGTCTCGGTCTCCTACGACGTCAGCTCGATGGAGCTGACCGACGACAGCCGCACGGCGCTGGAGAAGACCGGCGAGAAGGCCCGTGACAGCGGGATGACGGTGGAGGTCGGCGGCGACGCCCTGACCGCCGTCCCGGAGACCGGCTCCGGCGAGATCATCGGCGTGGCCGTCGCCGCCGTCGTGCTGGTCATCACCTTCGGCTCGCTCGTCGCCGCGGGGCTGCCGCTGCTGACCGCGCTGATCGGCGTGGGCATCGGCGTCTCCAGCATCACCGCGCTGGCCACTGTGATGGACCTGGGCAGCACGACCTCCATCCTGGCGATGATGATCGGCCTGGCGGTCGGTATCGACTACGCCCTGTTCGTCCTCTCCCGCTACCGCGCCGAACTCGCCGAGGGACGCGAGCGGGCGGACGCCGCCGGGCGGGCCGTGGGCACGGCGGGCTCCGCCGTGGTCTTCGCCGGGCTGACCGTCGTCATCGCGCTGGTCGGGCTGGCCGTCGTCAACATCCCGATGCTCACCAAGATGGGGATCGCCGCGGCCGGGACCGTCGCGATCGCCGTGCTCGTCGCGCTCACCCTCGTCCCCGCGCTGATGGGCTTCGCGGGCAAGCGGGTGATGGGCCGCAAGGCCCGCAAGGCGGCCGACGCCGAGAAGGAGGGCGCCGAGAAGGGGGGCGGGGGCAAGGAGAACGCCGGGACCCGGTGGGCGCGGTTCGTGCAGCGGCGCCCGGTCGCGGTGCTGCTGATGGGCGTGCTCGGCCTCGGCGTCATCGCCGTTCCCGCGACCTCGCTCGAACTGGGCCTGCCCGACGACGGCTCCCAGCCCACGAGCACCACCCAGCGCAAGGCGTACGACCTGCTGTCGGACGGCTTCGGGCCGGGGTTCAACGGTCCGCTGATGCTCGCCGTCGACGCGCAGGGCAGCGATGACCCGCAGTCCGCCGTGAACCGCACCGTGCGGGAGATCTCCCGGCTGGACGGCATCGCCACCAGCACGCCGCCGAAGTTCAACAAGGCGGGCGACACCGCGATGGTGACCGTCGTCCCGGACTCCAAGCCCTCCTCGGCGCAGACCGAGGAGCTGGTGCACTCCATCCGGGACACCGGCGCCGACCTGCGTGCCGACACGGGAGCCAACGTCCTGGTCACCGGCGCGACGGCGATGAACATCGACGTGTCCCAGAAGCTCAACGACGCGCTGCTGCCCTACCTCGCACTGGTGGTGGGCCTGGCGTTCCTGCTGCTGATGGTCGTCTTCCGCTCGGTGCTGGTGCCGCTGAAGGCCGCGCTCGGCTTCCTGCTGTCCGTCGTGGCCGCACTGGGTGCCGTGGTCGCGGTCTTCCAGTGGGGCTGGCTCGGAGGCCTGTTCGGGGTCGAGCAGACCGGCCCTGTGATGTCGATGATGCCGATCTTCATGGTGGGGGTGGTCTTCGGCCTCGCCATGGACTACGAGGTCTTCCTCGTGACCCGGATGCGCGAGGCGTATGTGCACGGGGAGTCGCCGGGCGAGGCCATCGTCACCGGGTTCCGGCACGGGGCGCGCGTGGTCACCGCCGCCGCCGTCATCATGATCGCGGTCTTCGCCGGGTTCATCGGATCCAGCGAGGCCATGGTCAAGATGATCGGGTTCGGCCTGGCCGTCGCCGTCTTCTTCGACGCCTTCGTGGTGCGCATGGCGCTCGTGCCCGCCGTGCTCAGCCTGCTGGGCAAGCGCGCCTGGTGGCTGCCCGGGTGGCTGGCACGGGCGCTGCCCAACGTCGACATCGAGGGCGACAAGCTGAGCGAGGCGGCCCCGCGTGCCGCACTGCCCGCCCAGCCCGGCGCCGATGAGCGGGAAGGGGAGCACGTCTCCACCCGGAGCTGAACCGGCCCGCGGCCGGTCCTGTCGGGCGGTCTTTCGGTTGCCGTCCTTCCTGGTGCTGGGCACGCCCTGCGACTGGGGCCCCGAAAGCTTTCGGGGCCCCAGTCCTGTGCACGGAAAGCGTCCGCGCCGTGGCGGCGGGGAGAGGCCGTGTGTGCGTCCTCAGCTGTCCTCGACCAGGGCGCCCAACAGCTCGCAGAGCTGCTCGCGTTGAGCGCTCGCCAGTGGCGCGAGGGGGGATCGCTCGCTCATGCGGGCCAGTACCCGCTCCCGGCAGCGCAGGCCCTCGGGGGTCAGCGCGATCTGTTTGGCGCGGCGGTCCGTGGGGTGGGGCCGGCGCTCGATCAGGCCCTGACCCTCCAGCCTGTCGAGCACGAACGTCGCGTTGGAGGGTTCGCAGAGCATGCGGCCCGCGAGGGTCCGCGCGGTGATCGGCTCGGACAGCTCACGCAGCGCGACCACCTGGGATGCGGTGAGGCCGAACTCCTCGGCCACTCGGCGCACATGGGTGTCGAGCCGCTGGGTGAAGCGGTGGGCCAGCCGGCACACCTCGCGCTGGATCCGCTCCTCCTCCCGCTCCGCGTCCTCCGGCTCCCCGCCGGGCTCCCTCGTCATGACGGCCATCCTAGCGCGGCTGTTTCGAATCATGATAGTTATAGCTCGCATTATTCGAGCTATAACTATTCTGTATGCGAGGAGTCGCCATGGGGGCCAGGACAGGCAGCGCGCTTGAGGGCAGGGTCGCGCTGGTGACCGGCGGATCGCGGGGTATCGGCGCGGCCACCGCCCGCGCCCTGGCCGCTGAGGGCGCCGCGGTGGCGGTCAGCTACCTCTCCTCCCCGGACCGGGCCGAAGAGGTGGTGGCGGACATCAGGGCCACCGGCTCCCAGGCCGCCGCATACGAGGCCGACCAGGCCGATTCCCAGCAGGTCACCGGCCTGGTGGACACCGTCGTCGCCGACTTCGGGCGACTCGACATCCTCGTCAACAACGCGGCCCACTACACCACCGGCGTCCTGGTGGACCCGGACCGCGACCAGGCCGCCTTCGACCGGCAGTTGACCGCCAACGTGGCCGGGGTCGGCGCCGCCGTCCGCGCCGCGGCCCGCCACCTCGGTGACGGCGGGCGCGTCGTCACCGTCGGCTCCCACCTCTCCAGCCGCGCGGGCTTCCCCGGCGTCGCCGACTACGCCGCCACCAAGGCCGCGGTCATCGGCTACAGCAAGGGAGCGGCGCGCGACCTGGCACCCCGGGGCATCACCGTCAACGTCGTCCAGCCGGGCTCGGTGGCCACCGACATGAACCCCGACGACGGCCCCTTCGCGGACGTCCAGCGTGCCGCCAACGCGATGGGCCGCTTCGGAAGGCCGGAGGAGATCGCCGCGGGTGTCGTCTTCCTCGCCGGTCCGGCGGCCTCTTTCGTCACCGGCACCGTCCTCACCATCGACGGCGGCTATCTGGCCTGATCCCGGCGCACCGCACGGAAGGGCCCCCGACAGAGGTCGGGGGCCCTTCCGTGTGCGGCCGGTCCCTGGCGCGGGGAGGCGGACGGACCGGCCGTCGGTCAGTGTTCGGCCACGTGGATGGACTTGGTGGGGCAGCCGCGCGCGGCCCGCCGCACCTCCTCGTGCAGCTCGGCGTCGGGCGTCTCGTCCAGGACGACGACCAGCCCGTCGTCGTCCTGGTCGAACACCCCCGGCAGGCGGTACACGCACAGGCTGCTGACCGCGCAGGTGTCCGGGTTCGCCGTCACACGGAGCATGCTCACCACTCCACGGGTATCTCGGTGAAGCCCTCCATGAATCCGCCCAGCGCCCTGGGCAGTTCGTCGGCGGGCACGGCCAGTTTGATGTCGGGGAAGCGGCGCAGCAGCGATTCCGTCGCGACCTGGAGCTCCATGCGGGCCAGCGCGGCGCCCACGCAGTAGTGGATGCCGGCGCCGAACGTCATGTGGTGGTTGTCCTGCCGCTTGATGTCCAGCTCGAAGGGCTTGTCGAAGACCTCCGGGTCCATGTTGGCGCCCTCCTCCGACAGCAGCACGCTCGTACCCGTCTTGATGACGGTGCCGTCCGAGAGGGGGATGTCCTCCACCGCGTAGCGCATGGTGCCCACCGACGAGCCCATGATCTGGGTGCGCAGCAGCTCCTCGACGGTGGAGGGCACCAGCGACCAGTCGGCCTGGATCTCGCGCACCAGCTCCGGGTGGTACAGCAGCACGGCCGTGCCGGTGCCGATCTGGCTGGCCGTCGTCACATACCCGGCGATCAGCAGCCCCTGGCACCAGAAGTGCAGCTCGTGGTCGTTGAGCCGGTTGTCCTCCTCGTCGGTGACCCGGATCAGCTCGCTCACCAGGTCGTCGCCCGGCTTCTCGCGCTTGGCGTCGATCAGGTCGCCCAGGTACTTCCACAGGTTCTGCCGGCACTGGCCGACCTGCTCGGGCGGCATCTTGGTGACCGACAAGAAGCCGTCGACGTACTCGCGGAACTGGTCGCGGTCCTCGGGCGGTACGCCCAGCAGCTTGCAGATCACCATGATCGGCAGCGGGAACGCCAGCGCCTCGTTCAGCTCGACGGGCCGCGGACCGGCGGCCATCTCGTCCAGCAGCCCGTCGGCGACCTCCTGGACGTAGGGGCGCAGCGCCTCGATACGGCGGGCTGTGAACGCCTTGGTGACCAGCGAGCGCACCTGGGTGTGCTTGGGCGGGTCCGGGTCGATCTCCGGGTCCATGAACAGGTCGTTGTCCTTGGAGATCCGCGCGCAGTCCGGCCGCGCGATGTTGCGCGACAGCCGCTTGTCGGCGAACAGGGCGCGCACGTCCTTGTAACGGGTCACCAGCGTCGCCGTGTCCCCGCTCGGCAGCGTCACCTCCATCGCGGAGCTGCCGTGCACATGCTTGAGGGCCTCGGGCACCTGCATGGGCGGGGTCCAGGCGAACGGGTACCTGGGCGGGGTCTGAGTGCTCACGGTTGTCCCTTCCGGTCGGGGTGGTGCGGTCGCGATGTGTGCCGGGGCGTCGTGCGGGCGGTCGTACGAATCGCCGTGCGAGCCGTCATACGGGCCAGCCGGGGCGGGACCAGGCGGCCTCGGCGAAGGCCCACTCGTGGCGGATCCCGGACCCGAAGTGCCCCACCAGCCGGGCGCGTTCGGCCGGTGTGGCCGTCTCGCCGATCTCGTCGGCCAGGCCCATGAAGGCCCGCACCGCGTAGCCGTAGCCCTCGCCGGGGTGGTACGCCTCGATCCACTTCGCGTAGCGGGAGCCGGGGGTGTGCCGCTCCAGCAGGTCGTTCGAGACCTGGAAGTTGAACCACACCATCGGCAGCAGCGCCCCCACCCCGGCCGCGAAGGAGGCGGCGGAGGCGGCGTTGAAGAAGGCGCAGTGCGCGTGGGTGGCGGGCCCCGCCTCCGGCACCGGGTCCGCGGGCCCGGGCAGCCCCAGCCCTTCGGCCAGTTCGGCGTACTTGCCGCGCAGCCGGTCCCGCGCCTCCAGCGTGCCGGTGATCGAACGGCCCAGCAGCGCCGTGTGCGCGTCCTGTTCGGCCGCGGCGGCCGTACGGGCCAGCGCCCGCGCGTAGGCGGGCAGCAGGTGCCCGGTGTCCTGCTCGACGAAGTGGGCCAGCGCCTCACCCGGCAGCGAGCCGTCCCGCAGCCCCGCCCAGAACGGGTGGGCCTTCACCTTCTCCAGCACCGGCTCGGCCAGCGCCTTCAGTTCCTCCTGAAGCATCGCTCGTCCTTCCCTGACGTCTCACGTCTCACAGATCCAGCCGCACCCGGTAGTGCCGCAGCCAGGCGTCGAGCTGGAGGACCATCTCGACGTTGCGGCGCTCGCCCCACCCGTCCACGGCGACCGGCCGGTCCTCGCCCGCCAGCTCCGCGCACGCCGGCCCGTCCAGCAGCGGACGCACCGGAGACGCCGGGTCCGCGACGACCGCGTTGAAGCGCTCGCGCAGCACCTGCCCGTAGCGCGGGTCCTGGGTGATGGGGAAGGGCGACTTGCGGCGCTGGGTCACCGAGGCGGGCAGCAGGTCGGCCACGGCCGAGCGCAGCACGCTCTTCTCCCGGCCGTCCGCCGTCTTCATCGCCCACGGGATGTTGTGCACGTACTCCACCAGCCGGTGGTCGCAGTAGGGCACCCGCAGCTCCAGGCCCACCGCCATGCTCAGCCGGTCGTCGCGCGAGAGCAGCAGCGGCAGCCAGCGCGTCAGATGCGCGTACCCCACCCGCCGCATGACCCGCTCGGTCTCCGCCTCACCCGGCAGGTCCGGGACCTCGCCGACGGTCTCCGACCAGCGCTGCGCCGAGTATCCGGGTACGTCGATCTTCCGCAGCAGGCCCGGGTCCAGCAGACCCGTGCTCATCCCGTGCGGCGCGACCCGCAAACCCATCGTCACCCAGGGGAAGTTCGCGGTGTCCACCAGCGTCGGGTCGCGGAAGGACTGGTAGCCGCCGAAGAGTTCGTCGGCGACCTCGCCCATCAGCGCGACCGTCGAGCGCTGCCGCACGGCGCGCAGCAGCAGATACAGCGAGCGGTCCATGTCGGGGATCGGCCGGGGCAGATCCTGGGAGCGCAGGGCCGCCGCGTCCACCACCGGGTCGGCCAGGTCGGAGGTGCGCAGCACCACCGGTTCGTGGTCGGCGCCCACGTGCCGGGCGACCTCCACGGCGTAGGGCGCGTCCGGGTCCTCGTGCCAGAAGTCCTTGCGGAAGCGCTCGGTGTGCCCCTCGAAGTCCACGGCGAACGTGCGCGGCCGGCTCCCGTCGCCCAGCGAGCGCGCCGCGAACGCGGCGATCGCGCTGGAGTCCACCCCGCCCGACAGCAGCGTGCACAGCGGCACATCGGCCAGCAGATGCCCGGCCACCGACTCCTGGAGCAGTCCGCGCACGGTCGCGACGGTGGTCTCCAGGTCGTCGGGGTGCTCGTGCTGGGGCAGCGCCCAGTACCGCGACTCGCTCAGCGCGGCGCCGCCGGGCCCCGGGCGCAGCACGGCGACGTGCCCGGCGGGCAGCTCCCGCATGCCCCGGTAGACGGCGTGCCCCGGGGTGGCGATGTAGGCCAGCAGCTCGGCCAGGCCCTCGGCGTCCACCACGCACTCCAGCGAGGGGTGCGCCAGCAGCGCCTTGGGCTCGGAGCCGAAGAGCAGACCGTGCGGTGTCCGGGCGTAGTACAGCGGCTTGATGCCCAACCGGTCCCTGACGAGCAGCAGTTCGCGTCGGCGCGGGTCCCACACGGCGAACGCGAACATCCCGTCCAGGTGCTCGGCGCACCGCTCGCCCCACTCCAGATAGGCGCGCAGCACGACCTCGGTGTCCCCTGCCGTACGGAACCGGTGCCCCCGGGAGGTCAGTTCGGCCCGCAGCTCGCGGTAGTTGTAGATCTCGCCGTTGTGCGCCAGCACCGCCAGGGTGCGGCCGTCCTCGACGGCCGTCATCGGCTGGGTGCTGTCGGCGACGTCGATGACCGCCAGCCTGCGGTGGCCGAGCGCGATGTCGCCGTCGGTCCACACCGCCTCGTCGTCGGGGCCCCGGTTGGCGAGGGTGCCGACCATGGTGCGGACGGCCGCGGCGTCCTCGCTCAGGTCCCGGGCGTAGTCGACCCAGCCCGCTATGCCGCACATGCGACCACCCGCTCCTCCAGCTCTCCCACGACCGAGGCCGGAGCGGGCCGCTCCAGCATGCCGTCCCGCAGCGCGCGCGCCGCCTCGCGCGGGGCCGCGCCCTCCTTCGCGTCCAGCAGCCGGGCCGCCTCCTCGCGCAGCCGCGCCGCGCTCGCCTCGTCCCGTGTCAGCACCCCGCCGGCGCCGGTGGCCACCACGCGCGCCGAGTGGCCGGCGTGGTCGGGCAGTTGGGGCACCAGCAGCAGCGGAAGCCCAGCGCGCAGCGAGGTCAGCACCGTCCCGGCGCCGCCGTGCGCCACCACCAGGTCGGCGCCGTCCAGCAGCGAGTGCAGCGGCGCGTCCTCGACGACGCGCACCCCCTCGGGCAGCGTGCCCAGCAGGGGGCGCTGCGCGGAGGTGACCGCCAGCACCGTCTCGGTGCCCGGCAGCGTGGCCAGCGCCCGCGCGGCGTGCCCGGCCAGGAACAGCTCCGGGTCCAGCCGCGCCATCGTGTGCCCCCAGGTGACGACGATCCGCCGGCGCCCGCGGCCGGGCGGCGGCAGCGGCGGATCGGGCGGTCCGCCGGGCCCGTTGAACGGGACGTAGCGCATCGGCAGCACCGGATGCTCCGAGGGCACCTGGAAGCCGGGCGGACACGGGTCGATCGTCACCGCGCCGAACGGGTCGTAGCCCGCCGGGTCCACCCCCACCCGCTCGGCCAGCGGCGCCAGGGCCTCCGGCAGCAGGCCCCGGGCCCGCGCCATCAGGTCGGTGCCGTACAGCAGCCGTACGGCCGGCACTCCGGCCGCGGCAGCCGCGAGCGGGCCCGCCAGCGCCGTCGGCTCGTACACCACCAGATCGGCGCCCCAGCGGCGGGCCGTCCCGGTGACGCCGTCCACCATGGAGTCGGCGTGCGCCGTGAACATCCGCAGCGCGCGCGGGCCTTTGCCGCCGCGCGGCGCCCGCTTGTCGCCGGTCGGGTCGTCGGCGCTGGGCAGCACATAGCCGCGCACCATGCCCACGCCGTCCACGTCCTTGCCGACGGCGGCCCCCGGCAGCCCCGTCGACCCGATCTGCCCCAGCAGCTCCGGCTGGCTGACGACCAGCACCTCGTGGCCCGCGCTCCGGCAGGCCCAGGCGAGCGGAACGAGCGCGTACAGGTGAGAGGGCCAGGCCCAGGTGGTGAACAGTACGCGCATCGCGGCCCCAGCCCCTTCGTCAGCCCAGCCCCCGCCCGCAGTCCGGAGCGGGCGGGGTGTCCTTGCCGCCCAGACGGTGACCCAGCGGGCTAGGGGAAGAGTCGGAGCGCGGTGGAGCCGCCCTGGTCGGCGCCGGCCGCCGCGTACCGGAGGTCGCGTACGCCGGGCGAGGACTCGCGGTCGGCCCGCCACATGAGCCGCAGGCTGAGGTCCGGCAGCGGCAGGGCCGGCCGGGCCGGGGCGCCGGAGCGGAGATTGTCGGCGACCGCGAACCCGGGCAGCAGCGTGATGCCGAGCCCGTGCTCGGCCCAGGCACGCATCACCGGGACACCCCCGGCCCGCACCCGCTGCGGGCGGCCTGCTCAACGCCGTACGCCAGGTCGGGGCCACCCTCGGTGTGGCCCTCATGGGCGCGGCCTTCGCCGCCGGCGCCGGAGGGGCGCTGCCGCTGTCGGCGGCGGTCTGCGCCCTCGCCTGCGCGGTGTTCGCGCTCACCCACCGTGGGGGAGCGGCCGACCGACACCGGGCCGCCCCCGGGGAGTGAGCAGGAACGGCGGGTCGGGCAGGGCTTGGAACCCGTGCGTGGGGGAGGGCCCGGAGCGTGCCTCGATCGGATGTCGAGCGCGGGTGGTGACCGTGGAGCGGATTCCCACGCATTGGAGGCGGACACCATGGAAGCTCCCTCCCGGCCCCCCTTCCGCGTCATGTTGCGGATGGAGATCGATCCGGACAGGCGGCGGGAGTTCGAACGCACCTGGCGGGACGTCGGCACGGGCATCGCCCGCGAGCCCGCCAACAGAGGCCAGACGCTGGTGCGTTCGGTCGAGGACGAGAGCGTGTACTACGTCATCACCGACTGGGCCGACGAGCCGTCGTTCCGCTCCTTCGAGCTGAGCGAGGCGCACGTGGAGAACCGGCGCAGGCTCGCGCCATACCGCAGGGGCGGCGAGATGATCCTCACCCAGACGGTGTACGAACTGCCGCCCACGCCGAGTTCGTCCCCTTCCCCGACGCCGGGGCCGCAGCCCACGTCCGCCCAGTTGCTGGAGGGCGACGGCGACAGCGACGACGGCCACCTCGCCTTCATCGGCCTGGGCAACATGGGCGGCGGCATGGCACACCGCCTCCTGGACGCCGGGCGCACCCTCACCGTCCACAACCGCACCCCGTCCAGGGCCGAACCCCTCGCCGAGGCGGGCGCGACCGTGGCCGCGAGCGCGGCGGAGGCCGCCAAGGGCCGCTCCGTCGTCCTGCTGAGCCTCGCCGACGAGGCGGCCGTCGAGGACGTGCTGTTCGGACAGGTGGCCGAGGTCCTGGCGCCCGGGGCCGTCGTCATCGACACCTCCACCGTCTCGCCCGCCTACGCCCGCGAGTGCGCCGAGCGCCTCGCCCGCACCGGCCTGCGACGGGTCGAGGCATGCGTCGTCGGCAACCCCTTCCAGGCCCGCGAGGGCAAGCTCCGCGTCTACACCAGCGGCGAGGAGGACGACATCGCCGGTGTGGCCGACGTCCTCGACACCCTTGGCGCGCAGGTCGTCCACCTCGGCGCGCCGGGTACGGCGGCCACCCTCAAGCTCATCTTCAACCTGCTGCTGGGCGCCCAGGTCGCCTCCCTCGCCGAGGCCGTCGCCTACGGTGTCGCGGCCGGGCTCGACCGCGACAAGCTGCTGTCCTCCATCGCGGAGAGCGGGTTCAGCTCGATCGTGATGCGCTTCCGCGCCGAACTGATGCGCAAGGGTGCCTACGAGCCCGCGTTCTTCCGCTCCACGCTCATGGAGAAGGACCTGCGCCTCGCCCTGGGCGACGCGGTGGCGGCCGGCGTCCCACTGCCCGTCCTCGACTCCGTACGTGAGTGCTTCGCGCGCGTCAACGAGGCGGGCGACGGCGGCAAGGACGCGTCCGTGGTGATCGAGCACACCACGAAGCCGGTTACGGCGCCGGTCACGAAGGGCGCCTCGTCGTGACGGCCAGGGAAGCGATGCTCCTGCGCCTGCGCACGCTCGCCCGCTCCCGCGCCGCCGAGGCTCCGGAGGGCGACGGCAGCGACAGCGGTGACGGCAGCGACAACGGTGGCAGCAGCGGCAGCAGCGAGGGCGCCGACAACTGGGAGGGCGACGAGGGCCACGAGGGCACCGAGGGCAGCGACGGTGTCGAAGAGGGCAGGGACGGCACCGAAGCCCTGCTCGACCTGGTCTTCGAGTGGTTCCGCGCCTGCTTCAGCGCCGGGCGCGCGCGGGGCGGCGCGGGGGTCTTCCACTACGAGATCAACACCCCGCTGGGGGTGCGGCACCGCTACGTCAGCGTCGAGGCGGGCACCTGCACCACCTCGGCGTCGCTGGAGCGCACGCCGAACGCCACCATCGGCCTCGCCCTGCACGACCTGGTGGCGCTGGCGGTC
This sequence is a window from Streptomyces sp. NBC_01775. Protein-coding genes within it:
- a CDS encoding MMPL family transporter, whose amino-acid sequence is MATYLYKLGRFAFRRRGLVALLWVVLLGIAGAAAASAPTATATAFSVPGTEAQKAFDLLEDRFPGAKADGATARVVFKAPGGEKITDPGNKADIHRVVTDLKSGSEQVASVADPFMAKAISKDGSTAYVSVSYDVSSMELTDDSRTALEKTGEKARDSGMTVEVGGDALTAVPETGSGEIIGVAVAAVVLVITFGSLVAAGLPLLTALIGVGIGVSSITALATVMDLGSTTSILAMMIGLAVGIDYALFVLSRYRAELAEGRERADAAGRAVGTAGSAVVFAGLTVVIALVGLAVVNIPMLTKMGIAAAGTVAIAVLVALTLVPALMGFAGKRVMGRKARKAADAEKEGAEKGGGGKENAGTRWARFVQRRPVAVLLMGVLGLGVIAVPATSLELGLPDDGSQPTSTTQRKAYDLLSDGFGPGFNGPLMLAVDAQGSDDPQSAVNRTVREISRLDGIATSTPPKFNKAGDTAMVTVVPDSKPSSAQTEELVHSIRDTGADLRADTGANVLVTGATAMNIDVSQKLNDALLPYLALVVGLAFLLLMVVFRSVLVPLKAALGFLLSVVAALGAVVAVFQWGWLGGLFGVEQTGPVMSMMPIFMVGVVFGLAMDYEVFLVTRMREAYVHGESPGEAIVTGFRHGARVVTAAAVIMIAVFAGFIGSSEAMVKMIGFGLAVAVFFDAFVVRMALVPAVLSLLGKRAWWLPGWLARALPNVDIEGDKLSEAAPRAALPAQPGADEREGEHVSTRS
- a CDS encoding MarR family winged helix-turn-helix transcriptional regulator, producing MTREPGGEPEDAEREEERIQREVCRLAHRFTQRLDTHVRRVAEEFGLTASQVVALRELSEPITARTLAGRMLCEPSNATFVLDRLEGQGLIERRPHPTDRRAKQIALTPEGLRCRERVLARMSERSPLAPLASAQREQLCELLGALVEDS
- a CDS encoding SDR family oxidoreductase, producing MGARTGSALEGRVALVTGGSRGIGAATARALAAEGAAVAVSYLSSPDRAEEVVADIRATGSQAAAYEADQADSQQVTGLVDTVVADFGRLDILVNNAAHYTTGVLVDPDRDQAAFDRQLTANVAGVGAAVRAAARHLGDGGRVVTVGSHLSSRAGFPGVADYAATKAAVIGYSKGAARDLAPRGITVNVVQPGSVATDMNPDDGPFADVQRAANAMGRFGRPEEIAAGVVFLAGPAASFVTGTVLTIDGGYLA
- a CDS encoding ferredoxin; this encodes MLRVTANPDTCAVSSLCVYRLPGVFDQDDDGLVVVLDETPDAELHEEVRRAARGCPTKSIHVAEH
- a CDS encoding cytochrome P450 — protein: MSTQTPPRYPFAWTPPMQVPEALKHVHGSSAMEVTLPSGDTATLVTRYKDVRALFADKRLSRNIARPDCARISKDNDLFMDPEIDPDPPKHTQVRSLVTKAFTARRIEALRPYVQEVADGLLDEMAAGPRPVELNEALAFPLPIMVICKLLGVPPEDRDQFREYVDGFLSVTKMPPEQVGQCRQNLWKYLGDLIDAKREKPGDDLVSELIRVTDEEDNRLNDHELHFWCQGLLIAGYVTTASQIGTGTAVLLYHPELVREIQADWSLVPSTVEELLRTQIMGSSVGTMRYAVEDIPLSDGTVIKTGTSVLLSEEGANMDPEVFDKPFELDIKRQDNHHMTFGAGIHYCVGAALARMELQVATESLLRRFPDIKLAVPADELPRALGGFMEGFTEIPVEW
- a CDS encoding TenA family protein, which codes for MLQEELKALAEPVLEKVKAHPFWAGLRDGSLPGEALAHFVEQDTGHLLPAYARALARTAAAAEQDAHTALLGRSITGTLEARDRLRGKYAELAEGLGLPGPADPVPEAGPATHAHCAFFNAASAASFAAGVGALLPMVWFNFQVSNDLLERHTPGSRYAKWIEAYHPGEGYGYAVRAFMGLADEIGETATPAERARLVGHFGSGIRHEWAFAEAAWSRPGWPV
- the asnB gene encoding asparagine synthase (glutamine-hydrolyzing), whose amino-acid sequence is MCGIAGWVDYARDLSEDAAAVRTMVGTLANRGPDDEAVWTDGDIALGHRRLAVIDVADSTQPMTAVEDGRTLAVLAHNGEIYNYRELRAELTSRGHRFRTAGDTEVVLRAYLEWGERCAEHLDGMFAFAVWDPRRRELLLVRDRLGIKPLYYARTPHGLLFGSEPKALLAHPSLECVVDAEGLAELLAYIATPGHAVYRGMRELPAGHVAVLRPGPGGAALSESRYWALPQHEHPDDLETTVATVRGLLQESVAGHLLADVPLCTLLSGGVDSSAIAAFAARSLGDGSRPRTFAVDFEGHTERFRKDFWHEDPDAPYAVEVARHVGADHEPVVLRTSDLADPVVDAAALRSQDLPRPIPDMDRSLYLLLRAVRQRSTVALMGEVADELFGGYQSFRDPTLVDTANFPWVTMGLRVAPHGMSTGLLDPGLLRKIDVPGYSAQRWSETVGEVPDLPGEAETERVMRRVGYAHLTRWLPLLLSRDDRLSMAVGLELRVPYCDHRLVEYVHNIPWAMKTADGREKSVLRSAVADLLPASVTQRRKSPFPITQDPRYGQVLRERFNAVVADPASPVRPLLDGPACAELAGEDRPVAVDGWGERRNVEMVLQLDAWLRHYRVRLDL
- a CDS encoding nucleotide disphospho-sugar-binding domain-containing protein, producing MRVLFTTWAWPSHLYALVPLAWACRSAGHEVLVVSQPELLGQIGSTGLPGAAVGKDVDGVGMVRGYVLPSADDPTGDKRAPRGGKGPRALRMFTAHADSMVDGVTGTARRWGADLVVYEPTALAGPLAAAAAGVPAVRLLYGTDLMARARGLLPEALAPLAERVGVDPAGYDPFGAVTIDPCPPGFQVPSEHPVLPMRYVPFNGPGGPPDPPLPPPGRGRRRIVVTWGHTMARLDPELFLAGHAARALATLPGTETVLAVTSAQRPLLGTLPEGVRVVEDAPLHSLLDGADLVVAHGGAGTVLTSLRAGLPLLLVPQLPDHAGHSARVVATGAGGVLTRDEASAARLREEAARLLDAKEGAAPREAARALRDGMLERPAPASVVGELEERVVACAA
- a CDS encoding LysR substrate-binding domain-containing protein codes for the protein MRAWAEHGLGITLLPGFAVADNLRSGAPARPALPLPDLSLRLMWRADRESSPGVRDLRYAAAGADQGGSTALRLFP
- a CDS encoding NAD(P)-binding domain-containing protein is translated as MEAPSRPPFRVMLRMEIDPDRRREFERTWRDVGTGIAREPANRGQTLVRSVEDESVYYVITDWADEPSFRSFELSEAHVENRRRLAPYRRGGEMILTQTVYELPPTPSSSPSPTPGPQPTSAQLLEGDGDSDDGHLAFIGLGNMGGGMAHRLLDAGRTLTVHNRTPSRAEPLAEAGATVAASAAEAAKGRSVVLLSLADEAAVEDVLFGQVAEVLAPGAVVIDTSTVSPAYARECAERLARTGLRRVEACVVGNPFQAREGKLRVYTSGEEDDIAGVADVLDTLGAQVVHLGAPGTAATLKLIFNLLLGAQVASLAEAVAYGVAAGLDRDKLLSSIAESGFSSIVMRFRAELMRKGAYEPAFFRSTLMEKDLRLALGDAVAAGVPLPVLDSVRECFARVNEAGDGGKDASVVIEHTTKPVTAPVTKGASS
- a CDS encoding SCP2 sterol-binding domain-containing protein, producing the protein MTAREAMLLRLRTLARSRAAEAPEGDGSDSGDGSDNGGSSGSSEGADNWEGDEGHEGTEGSDGVEEGRDGTEALLDLVFEWFRACFSAGRARGGAGVFHYEINTPLGVRHRYVSVEAGTCTTSASLERTPNATIGLALHDLVALAVGELKGTDAFVSGRLKISGDVFFAMNWIEWFGARSAAPPGTGDDTA